In Archangium violaceum, the following are encoded in one genomic region:
- a CDS encoding Ig-like domain-containing protein yields the protein MRGATPLSAVLLRVMVLSLVTGCLDPEELDEQTPRVAQAPLVVSTASLANARSAHTVTVLANGKVLAVGGNATSGNKLASCELYDPATGLWSPTGSLNTARSAHTAVLLNDGTVLVTGGIGNTATLSSAERYDPATGTWSVLSSMANAVWKHTATRLRDGRVLVTGGCPSPYTAAAQLFDPATNTWSTTGSMALPRCAHRATLLDDGRVLITGGTYLYTSSHRAEIFNPATGVFTETQPASSDKSTHQATRLADGRVLLLTGESIGNEVYDPSSNSWSTAPAPLEQRFDQAAVLMGDGSTLVFGGESSSVERFSGDVWSIVGHTSGERKSPGVAVLQDGSVLLVGGSYTQWVQTSSTSWTGTPAPLATTERYRHTPSELAKFDGTLGVPKCATPQVECDSASLLRGRGSAVGPERASPNTIKGSCADGISGGYGNDESLQALRVRSSNGGVMQVGQKVIIQAAVVGSSNGASTDVLDIFHTADANAPSWQLVASLPLTPAKSGGRDLSTTFTLPAGSLQAIRGAFRRGGSELACTTGVYDDHDDLVFAVSPPPPDSIPPTVAFTAPTSGAVVGGTVTATATASDNQGVTRVEFLRGSLVMSTDTEAPYAYTMSTISGPVTLTARAYDAVGNVATASVSFTVDRTLPTVSMTAPAIGSTVSGTVTVSANATDNTAVAGVSFYANGTLIGTDTTAPFAVSWNTAGLTAGPQSLMAQAVDSAGNSANSATRTVYTGVGYDATLRTVSCASVGASCDSQSFFSGRWGYEPNEPNTLGGTCADGTSGVFHSDESLDRIRVFTQDGTNFRAGGVVTIEATVWARSTYTWNKLDLYYAADARNPTWVPLTTLTPTGSGVNRLTANYTLPAGSLQAIRGQFRYGNGSGPCTSGAYNDRDDLVFAVGP from the coding sequence ATGCGCGGAGCCACCCCACTGAGCGCGGTACTGCTGAGGGTCATGGTGTTGAGCCTCGTCACGGGTTGCCTCGACCCCGAGGAACTGGACGAGCAGACCCCGCGGGTCGCGCAAGCGCCGCTGGTCGTGAGCACGGCGTCTCTCGCGAACGCCAGGTCCGCTCACACGGTCACCGTGCTGGCCAATGGAAAGGTGCTCGCGGTGGGAGGCAACGCAACCTCGGGCAACAAGCTCGCCAGCTGCGAGCTCTATGACCCCGCCACGGGCCTCTGGAGCCCCACCGGCTCCTTGAACACGGCGCGTTCCGCGCACACCGCGGTGCTGCTGAATGACGGAACCGTGCTGGTGACGGGAGGCATCGGCAACACGGCCACGCTCTCGAGCGCCGAGCGGTACGATCCCGCCACGGGAACCTGGAGCGTCCTGTCGTCGATGGCCAACGCGGTCTGGAAGCATACGGCGACGCGCCTGCGGGATGGGCGCGTGCTCGTGACCGGCGGCTGTCCAAGCCCCTACACGGCGGCGGCGCAGCTCTTCGACCCCGCCACCAACACCTGGAGCACCACGGGCTCCATGGCGCTTCCGCGCTGTGCGCACCGGGCCACGCTGCTCGATGACGGCCGCGTCCTCATCACCGGCGGCACCTACCTGTATACGAGCTCGCACCGCGCGGAGATCTTCAATCCCGCCACCGGCGTGTTCACGGAGACACAGCCCGCGAGCTCGGACAAATCGACGCATCAGGCGACGCGCCTGGCGGACGGCCGGGTCTTGTTGCTCACCGGGGAGTCGATTGGAAACGAAGTCTACGACCCGAGCTCGAACTCCTGGTCGACCGCGCCCGCGCCGCTCGAGCAGCGGTTCGACCAGGCCGCGGTGCTCATGGGCGATGGCAGCACCCTGGTCTTCGGAGGGGAGTCGAGCAGCGTCGAGCGCTTCTCGGGGGATGTGTGGAGCATCGTGGGCCACACCTCGGGCGAGCGGAAGTCCCCGGGGGTCGCCGTGCTGCAGGATGGGAGCGTGCTGCTCGTGGGCGGCAGCTACACCCAGTGGGTCCAGACGAGCAGCACGAGCTGGACCGGCACTCCGGCTCCGTTGGCGACCACGGAGCGCTACCGCCACACGCCCTCGGAGCTCGCGAAGTTCGACGGCACGCTCGGCGTGCCGAAGTGCGCGACCCCCCAGGTGGAGTGTGACTCCGCGTCCCTGCTCCGCGGACGCGGCTCCGCGGTGGGACCCGAGCGGGCGAGCCCCAACACGATCAAAGGCTCATGCGCTGACGGCATCAGCGGCGGCTACGGCAACGACGAGTCCCTGCAGGCGCTGCGCGTGCGCTCCTCCAATGGCGGCGTCATGCAGGTCGGGCAGAAGGTGATCATCCAGGCCGCGGTGGTGGGTTCGTCCAACGGGGCCTCCACGGACGTGCTCGACATCTTCCACACGGCCGACGCCAACGCGCCATCCTGGCAACTGGTGGCCTCCCTCCCGCTGACTCCCGCGAAGTCGGGCGGGAGGGACCTCTCCACGACCTTCACGCTGCCGGCGGGCAGCCTCCAGGCCATCCGCGGCGCCTTCCGGCGGGGCGGGTCGGAGTTGGCGTGCACCACCGGCGTCTACGACGACCATGACGACCTGGTGTTCGCGGTGTCTCCCCCGCCCCCCGATTCCATACCGCCCACGGTGGCGTTCACGGCTCCGACCTCCGGCGCGGTCGTCGGAGGCACCGTGACGGCCACCGCCACGGCGAGTGACAACCAGGGCGTGACGCGAGTGGAATTCCTCCGGGGCTCGCTGGTGATGTCCACCGACACGGAAGCCCCGTACGCGTACACGATGAGCACGATCTCGGGTCCCGTCACGCTCACGGCGCGGGCGTACGACGCCGTGGGGAACGTCGCGACGGCGAGCGTGAGCTTCACCGTGGATCGCACCCTGCCGACCGTGAGCATGACCGCCCCCGCCATCGGTAGCACGGTGAGCGGGACGGTGACGGTGTCCGCCAATGCGACGGACAACACGGCCGTCGCAGGCGTCTCGTTCTACGCGAACGGCACGCTCATCGGGACCGATACCACCGCGCCCTTCGCCGTCTCCTGGAATACGGCCGGGCTGACGGCGGGCCCTCAGTCGTTGATGGCCCAGGCGGTGGACAGCGCGGGAAACAGCGCCAACAGCGCGACCCGCACGGTGTACACGGGCGTGGGCTACGATGCCACGCTGCGGACCGTGAGCTGCGCCTCGGTGGGGGCCAGTTGTGACTCGCAGTCGTTCTTCTCCGGTCGTTGGGGGTACGAGCCGAATGAGCCCAACACGCTTGGCGGTACCTGCGCCGACGGGACCAGTGGCGTCTTCCACTCCGACGAATCGCTCGACCGGATTCGCGTCTTCACCCAGGACGGGACGAACTTCCGCGCGGGCGGCGTCGTCACCATCGAGGCCACCGTCTGGGCCCGGTCGACATACACCTGGAACAAGCTCGACCTGTACTACGCGGCTGACGCGAGGAATCCGACCTGGGTGCCGTTGACGACGCTGACGCCGACCGGGAGCGGCGTGAACAGGCTGACGGCGAACTACACGCTTCCCGCCGGTTCGCTGCAAGCGATTCGCGGGCAGTTCCGCTACGGCAACGGCTCGGGGCCGTGTACCTCCGGCGCGTACAACGATCGCGACGACCTGGTCTTCGCCGTCGGGCCGTGA
- a CDS encoding TetR/AcrR family transcriptional regulator: MKPRSEPRSKPHPLRERMKEEARVAILEAAEQVIAEQGLSATRMEDIATRVGVSVGSLYNYFEDRQRLLQALLDAQVQQLMAVLDAELERSRGAPYRMRLHGLLRAILEHTQKHFRFLSLLLEERVMRVAASSEELERHQRLSNTLAERIGSLNPEGLAQGVLRPEDAPHYPMLLLGMLQSTLLRQFLERQPSPVDEQIALLLRCFLEGASPRPG, from the coding sequence ATGAAGCCCCGCTCAGAGCCGCGAAGCAAGCCTCATCCCCTCCGGGAGCGGATGAAGGAGGAGGCCCGGGTGGCCATCCTCGAGGCGGCGGAACAGGTGATCGCCGAGCAGGGCCTCTCCGCCACGCGGATGGAGGACATCGCCACGCGGGTGGGCGTCTCGGTCGGCTCGCTCTACAACTACTTCGAGGATCGGCAGCGGCTGCTCCAGGCGCTGCTCGACGCGCAGGTTCAGCAGCTGATGGCGGTGCTGGACGCGGAGTTGGAGCGCAGCCGGGGCGCCCCCTACCGCATGCGCCTGCATGGTCTGCTGCGCGCCATCCTGGAGCACACCCAGAAGCACTTCCGCTTCCTCTCCCTGCTGCTGGAGGAACGGGTGATGCGCGTGGCCGCCTCGAGCGAGGAGCTGGAGCGTCATCAGCGGCTCTCGAACACGCTGGCCGAGCGGATCGGCTCGCTCAACCCCGAGGGCCTCGCGCAAGGGGTGCTGCGGCCCGAGGACGCGCCGCACTACCCCATGCTGCTGCTGGGCATGCTGCAGAGCACCCTGCTGCGGCAATTCCTCGAGCGCCAGCCCTCGCCCGTCGACGAGCAGATCGCGCTGCTGCTGCGCTGCTTCCTGGAAGGTGCCAGCCCTCGCCCCGGGTGA
- a CDS encoding cytochrome P450, translated as MELLNRFDFFNPEVMRNPYPYFAEMREKAPLHYDAKMQAHVLTRHEDVSYVLKNPALFSSSMIRIAGRLQNERSKDLALGDVDSLLTSDPPVHTRLRGKLNRSFTPKQINALEPRVRELSRALVAEMTASPEFEFMSGLASPLPVTIIAEMLGVDISRRRDFKRWSDSIANSGNATLQSGKTPEDVVRNAKEMLAYMTEVAQARRREPRGDLISLLVQESEGQEALTPEEVNSFAILLLLAGNETTTNLLGNALTALIRHPEEYEWLRRDPSLAACAAVAEETLRYDSPVVTVVRRTTQEVELSGGKVPADTTLFAVVSAANRDPRRFPNPDRFDPRRDTVGLMSFGHGIHFCLGAPLARLEAPVALQELMARTPRLGFSPRQPEHIDYGASFALRGPRALWLQKT; from the coding sequence ATGGAACTGTTGAACCGCTTCGACTTCTTCAACCCAGAGGTGATGCGCAACCCCTATCCCTACTTCGCGGAGATGCGCGAGAAGGCGCCCCTGCACTACGACGCGAAGATGCAGGCCCACGTCCTCACCCGCCATGAAGACGTGTCGTACGTCTTGAAGAATCCCGCCCTGTTCTCCTCGTCGATGATCCGCATCGCCGGCAGGCTCCAGAATGAGCGCAGCAAGGACCTGGCGCTGGGCGATGTGGATAGCCTGCTCACCTCGGATCCGCCCGTGCACACGCGCCTGCGCGGCAAGCTCAACCGCTCCTTCACCCCCAAGCAGATCAATGCCCTGGAGCCGCGCGTGCGCGAGCTGTCGCGCGCGCTCGTCGCGGAGATGACGGCCAGCCCCGAGTTCGAGTTCATGAGCGGCCTGGCCTCACCCCTGCCCGTCACCATCATCGCGGAGATGCTGGGCGTGGACATCTCGCGCCGCCGCGACTTCAAGCGCTGGAGCGATTCGATCGCCAACTCCGGCAACGCCACCCTCCAGTCGGGCAAGACGCCCGAGGACGTGGTGCGCAACGCCAAGGAGATGCTCGCGTACATGACGGAGGTGGCCCAGGCGCGCCGCCGCGAGCCCCGGGGCGACCTCATCTCCCTGCTCGTGCAGGAGAGCGAGGGCCAGGAGGCCCTGACGCCCGAGGAGGTCAACTCCTTCGCCATCCTGCTGCTGCTGGCGGGCAATGAGACCACCACCAACCTGCTGGGCAACGCGCTCACCGCCCTCATCCGCCACCCGGAGGAGTATGAGTGGCTGCGGCGCGACCCCTCGCTCGCCGCCTGCGCCGCCGTGGCCGAGGAGACGCTGCGCTACGACTCGCCCGTGGTGACGGTCGTGCGCCGCACCACCCAGGAGGTGGAACTGAGCGGGGGCAAGGTGCCCGCGGACACCACGCTGTTCGCCGTGGTGTCGGCCGCCAACCGTGATCCGCGCAGGTTCCCCAACCCGGACCGCTTCGATCCGCGGCGCGACACCGTCGGCCTGATGTCCTTCGGGCACGGCATCCACTTCTGCCTCGGTGCTCCGCTCGCGCGCCTGGAGGCTCCCGTGGCCCTGCAGGAGCTGATGGCGCGCACCCCCCGTCTGGGCTTCTCGCCGCGCCAGCCCGAGCACATCGACTACGGCGCCTCGTTCGCCCTGCGTGGTCCCCGCGCCCTCTGGCTCCAGAAGACCTGA
- a CDS encoding sensor histidine kinase has protein sequence MTTALKARWPPPLWRPVVVYAVVAALWIMLSDVLAAVGVRSVSHFILVEILKGWLFVAATSVLLYALIRRDTSALRRSEALHRASLESMADALFLVDAQGRIVEANQATLKLMGLRADGLPTDICQLLSMLYVRRPDGSPLACSEAPSRRALRGETVREEELLLQRPNGEQLHISVTASPVITGAGRSPDLAVVVVRDVTELKRLERMRDEFLSTAAHELRTPITTIKGYAQLLDRWMPGGHEPREGKAFQILNRQSDRLTQLVQELLEVSRLQLGRLALRRHRFELGTLVKDVFERMRGVSSEHHFVFHQDGAVFVDADPDRIEQVLVNLFDNAIKYSPGGGDIEVSVGVQDAMAVVSVRDHGMGIPRERQGQLFERFYRAHEGLASDRGGMGVGLHLSEQIVQKHGGRIWFESEEGRGSTFSFGLALAQVEQEARP, from the coding sequence ATGACCACGGCGCTGAAAGCAAGGTGGCCTCCGCCTCTCTGGCGGCCCGTGGTCGTCTACGCCGTGGTCGCCGCGCTGTGGATCATGCTCTCCGACGTGCTCGCCGCGGTGGGGGTGCGGAGCGTCAGCCACTTCATCCTGGTGGAGATCCTCAAGGGCTGGCTGTTCGTCGCCGCCACCTCGGTCCTGCTGTATGCGCTCATCCGGCGGGATACGTCGGCCCTGCGCCGCTCCGAGGCCCTCCACCGGGCCAGCCTGGAGAGCATGGCGGATGCACTCTTCCTGGTCGACGCCCAGGGACGGATCGTGGAGGCGAATCAGGCCACGCTGAAGTTGATGGGACTGCGGGCGGACGGACTTCCCACGGACATCTGCCAGTTATTGTCGATGCTCTACGTCCGCCGTCCGGACGGGAGCCCGTTGGCCTGCTCCGAGGCACCCAGCCGCAGGGCCTTGAGGGGCGAGACGGTGCGCGAGGAGGAGCTCCTGCTCCAGCGCCCGAACGGAGAGCAGCTCCACATCAGCGTGACCGCCTCCCCGGTCATCACGGGAGCGGGGCGGTCGCCGGATCTGGCGGTGGTGGTGGTGCGTGACGTGACCGAGCTCAAGCGCCTGGAGCGGATGCGGGACGAGTTCCTCTCCACCGCCGCCCACGAGCTGCGCACACCCATCACCACCATCAAGGGGTATGCCCAGCTGCTGGATCGCTGGATGCCGGGAGGGCATGAGCCCCGGGAGGGCAAGGCCTTCCAGATCCTCAACCGCCAGAGTGATCGGCTCACCCAGCTGGTGCAGGAGCTGCTCGAGGTCTCCCGGCTCCAGCTGGGCCGGCTCGCGCTGCGGCGCCATCGCTTCGAGCTGGGCACGCTGGTGAAGGACGTGTTCGAGCGGATGCGCGGTGTCTCCTCCGAGCACCACTTCGTGTTCCACCAGGACGGCGCCGTGTTCGTGGACGCGGACCCGGACCGGATCGAGCAGGTGCTGGTGAACCTGTTCGACAACGCCATCAAGTATTCGCCCGGAGGAGGAGATATCGAGGTCTCGGTCGGGGTCCAGGACGCCATGGCGGTGGTGTCGGTCCGGGACCACGGGATGGGCATTCCCCGGGAGCGTCAGGGCCAGCTCTTCGAGCGCTTCTATCGCGCCCATGAGGGGCTCGCGTCCGACCGGGGGGGCATGGGCGTCGGGCTGCACCTGAGCGAGCAGATCGTCCAGAAGCACGGCGGCCGCATCTGGTTCGAGAGCGAGGAGGGAAGGGGCTCGACGTTCTCGTTCGGCCTGGCCCTGGCTCAGGTCGAGCAGGAGGCGAGGCCCTGA
- the omp85 gene encoding Omp85 family outer membrane protein, which produces MLTTALLLTTLATATAAAPAEELPQKKEKGIDAIALPLVSFNSDLGFTYGGVAGAYLYAPGHSPYQHGIAIQAMFTSRGQQNHYLRYDGPQLIGPMRLELRLEYRRELRSPFYGAGNVSAQDFKGDENQERFNYRKGSPGAWLRLRGRPWGENHPFQSYVGYSWRYTEVDTFDTSLLNEQKPVGIEGGPTGQLSAGVLWDTRDNESDPTRGGVEELSLRVSGSATWSRYQYAGVTLSERRFWRLGPRFILAQRLTLDMLFGEVPFFEWVNTGGVSTSEGIGGMSSVRGIERNRFAGNIKAFSNTELRVRAFDFRLFKAPVTVGGVAFVDLGRVWHPDVVDGPWWKWHPGVGAGVRVARRAAVVRFDWAMSPETGRSRVYLNFGHMF; this is translated from the coding sequence ATGCTGACGACCGCGCTGCTGTTGACGACTCTCGCCACCGCCACGGCCGCCGCCCCCGCGGAGGAGCTGCCACAGAAGAAGGAAAAGGGGATCGACGCCATCGCGTTGCCCCTGGTGAGCTTCAACTCGGACCTGGGCTTCACCTATGGGGGCGTGGCCGGGGCGTACCTGTACGCGCCGGGGCACAGCCCGTACCAGCACGGCATCGCCATCCAGGCGATGTTCACCAGCCGCGGGCAGCAGAACCACTACCTGCGCTACGACGGGCCCCAGCTCATCGGGCCCATGCGGCTGGAGCTGCGCCTGGAGTACCGGCGCGAGCTGCGCAGCCCCTTCTACGGGGCGGGCAACGTGTCCGCGCAGGACTTCAAGGGCGACGAGAACCAGGAGCGCTTCAACTACCGGAAGGGCTCGCCCGGGGCGTGGCTGCGCCTGCGGGGCCGGCCCTGGGGAGAGAACCACCCCTTCCAGTCCTACGTGGGCTACTCGTGGCGGTACACGGAGGTGGACACGTTCGACACCTCGCTGCTGAACGAGCAGAAGCCGGTGGGCATCGAGGGCGGGCCCACGGGGCAGCTCTCGGCGGGCGTGCTCTGGGACACGCGAGACAACGAGTCGGACCCGACGCGAGGCGGCGTGGAGGAGCTGTCCCTGCGCGTGTCGGGGAGCGCCACGTGGAGCCGGTACCAGTACGCGGGCGTGACGCTGAGCGAGCGGCGCTTCTGGCGGCTGGGCCCGCGCTTCATCCTGGCGCAGCGGCTGACGCTGGACATGCTCTTCGGCGAGGTGCCCTTCTTCGAGTGGGTGAACACGGGCGGCGTGAGCACCTCCGAGGGCATCGGTGGAATGAGCAGCGTGCGCGGCATCGAGCGCAACCGGTTCGCGGGCAACATCAAGGCGTTCTCGAACACGGAGCTGCGCGTGCGGGCCTTCGACTTCCGGCTGTTCAAGGCGCCGGTGACGGTGGGCGGCGTGGCCTTCGTGGACCTGGGACGCGTGTGGCACCCGGACGTGGTGGATGGCCCGTGGTGGAAGTGGCACCCGGGCGTGGGCGCCGGTGTGCGAGTGGCGCGGCGCGCGGCCGTGGTGCGCTTCGACTGGGCCATGTCGCCGGAGACGGGGCGCAGCCGCGTGTACCTGAACTTCGGGCACATGTTCTGA
- a CDS encoding alkaline phosphatase family protein, with translation MRDVNDIISPQLQSWAREYVRRVGAKVPPVPAPRRRKLLVVHLDGVPKAHLDEAVRTGGMPFLSKLVRSGAYSLDEAFWGSPASTPFFQAGFLYGLRHPNLPAYSWFDRELGRKVQMNTPRDALAIEERLGRREGSSLLADGGHTYFSLFQAQANNRLCMSTLANFKVMARGFKHEMEGVLVARTQTPLSYLRGLGKDAWRAFTEVYRWSRALRDWRHEGGFLISRVFLQRLGWSFAHTKALVDMVRGVPAVYLVYGNYDEVAHRRGPQSEQALGELRRVDAYLAELYAVARTVDPGYDLVFLTDHGHVDSLPLEQRTRQRLEALLLQGEAPPLSEDVARGLLDGRPHPVESEPWATEEPVVIESGNFSHVYLTRGLQPLEAAQLVARHPEVLARATRHPDIGIVAMRRGDSAVAVIHGGVYGPDDIDGAPLSTEFSRRAVADYLRELPHMSTAGDLVLFGQAVRRGGTVGFAWEFGSHGGLTRTETSSVICWPSDLPVDLSGLSHCTQLHERLSEVYRDGARPAVYPDTRFAEAT, from the coding sequence GTGCGAGACGTGAACGACATCATCAGCCCGCAGTTGCAGTCCTGGGCCCGCGAGTACGTGCGGCGCGTGGGGGCGAAGGTTCCCCCTGTGCCGGCTCCTCGCCGGCGCAAGCTGCTCGTCGTCCATCTGGACGGGGTGCCCAAGGCCCATCTCGACGAGGCCGTCCGCACCGGAGGGATGCCGTTCCTCTCGAAGCTCGTCCGCTCGGGGGCCTACTCCCTGGACGAGGCGTTCTGGGGCTCGCCTGCCTCCACGCCCTTCTTCCAGGCGGGCTTCCTCTATGGCCTGCGCCATCCCAACCTGCCGGCCTACAGCTGGTTCGATCGGGAGCTCGGCCGCAAGGTGCAGATGAACACGCCGCGCGACGCGCTCGCCATCGAGGAGCGGCTGGGCCGCCGCGAGGGCTCCAGCCTGCTGGCCGATGGTGGCCACACGTACTTCTCGCTCTTCCAGGCCCAGGCCAACAACCGGCTCTGCATGAGCACGCTGGCCAACTTCAAGGTGATGGCGCGCGGCTTCAAGCACGAGATGGAAGGCGTGCTCGTGGCGCGTACGCAGACGCCGCTCTCGTACCTGCGGGGGCTGGGCAAGGACGCGTGGCGGGCCTTCACCGAGGTGTACCGCTGGAGCCGCGCGCTCCGGGACTGGCGCCACGAGGGCGGCTTCCTCATCAGCCGCGTCTTCCTCCAGCGGCTCGGGTGGAGCTTCGCGCATACCAAGGCCCTGGTGGACATGGTGCGCGGCGTGCCCGCCGTGTACCTCGTCTACGGCAACTATGACGAGGTGGCCCACCGCCGCGGTCCTCAGTCGGAGCAGGCGCTCGGGGAGCTGCGGCGCGTGGATGCCTACCTCGCCGAGCTCTACGCCGTGGCCCGGACGGTGGATCCCGGCTACGACCTCGTCTTCCTCACGGACCACGGCCACGTGGACAGCCTCCCGCTGGAGCAGCGCACGCGCCAGCGCCTCGAGGCGCTCCTCCTCCAGGGCGAGGCCCCGCCGCTCTCCGAGGACGTGGCGCGGGGACTGCTCGATGGCCGTCCGCACCCGGTGGAGTCGGAGCCCTGGGCCACGGAGGAGCCGGTGGTCATCGAGTCCGGCAACTTCTCCCACGTCTACCTGACGCGAGGGCTCCAGCCGCTCGAGGCCGCGCAGCTGGTGGCGCGCCACCCGGAGGTGCTCGCGAGGGCCACGCGCCACCCGGACATCGGCATCGTGGCGATGCGGCGGGGTGACTCGGCGGTGGCCGTCATCCATGGCGGGGTGTATGGGCCGGACGACATCGACGGCGCGCCCCTGTCGACGGAGTTCTCGCGCCGCGCGGTAGCGGACTACCTGCGCGAGCTGCCGCACATGTCCACGGCGGGAGACCTGGTGCTCTTCGGCCAGGCGGTGCGGAGGGGCGGCACGGTGGGCTTCGCCTGGGAGTTCGGCTCGCACGGCGGCCTCACCCGCACGGAGACGTCCAGCGTCATCTGCTGGCCGAGCGATCTCCCGGTGGATCTGTCCGGGTTGAGCCACTGCACGCAGCTCCATGAGCGGTTGTCGGAGGTGTACCGCGACGGCGCCCGGCCGGCGGTGTACCCGGACACGAGGTTCGCGGAGGCAACATGA
- a CDS encoding lysylphosphatidylglycerol synthase transmembrane domain-containing protein, protein MKGPAGRTYLKALAVLVGVVLSAILISTAFFRWNLGGPGPLLIPRFSLGKFVHDLPGHLRWLIPFMLLSASIIPFRAMQWQKTLSKPVPIRERYHLVAIGAFTHNALPGKLGDFIRSFLLSRTERIPFLQALGSVAVCKLLEFAALMGLVALSFVGPFGETMAQFSGAMRAAVGVCVGLVVLVVLLAHYALPLARLLERKKKLPRLQHLLGHVSEGLGTARSFRGMAMALLFSIPPVLAPALGYGLGLHALGIHGGVFAGTVILGAIALGQSFPGVPAGMGIYYFVTSWAARNLGASAEDAAAFATLTHLGTVLSQVGVGALSVRIRGIRLKDLRKGGSLAREAANHVAHEAVEPVHVPS, encoded by the coding sequence ATGAAGGGGCCAGCGGGCCGGACGTACCTCAAGGCACTCGCCGTGCTGGTGGGGGTGGTGCTGTCCGCCATCCTCATCTCCACCGCCTTCTTCCGGTGGAACCTGGGCGGCCCGGGGCCGTTGCTCATCCCGCGCTTCTCGCTGGGGAAGTTCGTGCACGATCTGCCCGGGCACCTGCGCTGGCTCATCCCCTTCATGCTGCTGTCAGCGTCGATCATCCCGTTCCGCGCCATGCAGTGGCAGAAGACGCTGAGCAAGCCGGTGCCCATCCGCGAGCGCTACCACCTGGTGGCCATTGGCGCCTTCACCCACAACGCGCTGCCCGGGAAGCTGGGGGACTTCATCCGCTCCTTCCTGCTGTCGCGCACCGAGCGGATTCCCTTCCTGCAGGCGCTGGGCTCGGTGGCGGTGTGCAAGCTGCTGGAGTTCGCCGCGCTGATGGGGCTGGTGGCCCTGTCCTTCGTCGGCCCCTTTGGCGAGACGATGGCCCAGTTCTCCGGGGCGATGAGGGCGGCGGTGGGGGTGTGCGTGGGGTTGGTGGTGCTGGTGGTGCTGCTGGCCCACTACGCGCTGCCGCTCGCCCGGCTGCTGGAGCGCAAGAAGAAGCTGCCGCGGTTGCAGCACCTGCTGGGGCACGTGTCCGAGGGCCTGGGCACCGCGCGCAGCTTCCGGGGCATGGCGATGGCGCTCCTGTTCTCCATCCCCCCGGTGCTGGCGCCCGCCCTGGGCTATGGGCTGGGCCTGCACGCCCTGGGCATCCACGGGGGCGTCTTCGCGGGCACCGTCATCCTGGGGGCCATCGCCCTGGGCCAGTCATTCCCCGGGGTGCCCGCGGGCATGGGCATCTACTACTTCGTCACCAGCTGGGCGGCGCGGAACCTGGGCGCCTCGGCCGAGGACGCGGCGGCCTTCGCCACGCTCACCCACCTGGGTACCGTGCTGAGCCAGGTGGGGGTGGGGGCCCTCTCGGTGCGCATCCGCGGCATCCGGCTGAAGGACCTCCGCAAGGGAGGCAGCCTGGCGCGCGAGGCGGCGAACCACGTGGCCCACGAGGCCGTGGAGCCCGTCCACGTGCCGAGCTGA
- a CDS encoding 2Fe-2S iron-sulfur cluster-binding protein produces MPKVHFKSPLDDVTVEVSTGTTLLDAAEKAGAQVGHSCGGVCACSTCHIWVRKGLESLSEQTDQEMDRLDMGFDVRPYSRLSCQTELGNEDILVEITEESLTAFMDENPAVRRRLESEGKWPLKK; encoded by the coding sequence GTGCCCAAGGTCCATTTCAAGAGCCCCCTGGACGACGTCACCGTGGAGGTGTCGACGGGGACCACCCTGCTGGACGCCGCCGAGAAGGCCGGCGCCCAGGTGGGTCACTCCTGCGGCGGGGTCTGCGCCTGCTCCACCTGCCACATCTGGGTCCGCAAGGGCCTGGAGTCCCTCTCCGAACAGACGGACCAGGAGATGGACCGGTTGGACATGGGCTTCGACGTGCGCCCGTACTCCCGCCTGTCCTGCCAGACCGAGCTGGGGAATGAGGACATCCTCGTGGAGATTACCGAGGAGTCCCTCACGGCCTTCATGGACGAGAACCCCGCCGTCCGGCGCCGGCTCGAGTCCGAGGGGAAATGGCCGTTGAAGAAGTGA